From Microbacterium sp. YJN-G, a single genomic window includes:
- a CDS encoding cation-transporting ATPase yields MTMFDRLTGLAQRALNKTPAPAQTPGSEPRDWKSTLRGAVGAITGAAPTPPAPGSAPATPVPPAGPGHPLSPPAGAPAGTAPSKTVGLTSPPANDHASERAAVARYEYLLHTAEPAQLERIHADAFSRLTPAERNQIQARLRTELPLAEQPRTSQPADLARTATRAEAARPGALAGILARTPRTGNATTGQRAGVAAAGAAGGLLVVVAAGAIGSAIAAPLLAEALTAGVDFDALAGAIDLSALATGLEDVTATATDFAGGASDLAGGASDLAAGATAGLGENISGFGEQLSNIDIPGWGNLFGR; encoded by the coding sequence ATGACCATGTTTGACCGCCTCACCGGCCTGGCCCAACGGGCACTCAACAAGACCCCCGCGCCTGCGCAGACCCCTGGCAGCGAACCGCGCGACTGGAAAAGCACACTGCGTGGTGCGGTGGGCGCGATCACCGGCGCCGCGCCCACCCCGCCTGCCCCGGGCAGCGCGCCGGCGACACCCGTCCCGCCAGCGGGACCCGGGCATCCGCTCAGCCCACCTGCCGGCGCACCCGCCGGCACCGCACCCTCGAAGACCGTCGGGCTGACCTCACCCCCGGCAAACGATCACGCGTCCGAGCGTGCCGCAGTGGCCCGCTACGAATACCTCCTACATACCGCCGAGCCTGCCCAGTTGGAGCGGATCCACGCCGATGCGTTCAGCCGACTCACTCCTGCAGAACGCAACCAAATCCAGGCGCGACTGCGGACCGAACTCCCCCTCGCAGAACAGCCCCGCACATCCCAACCGGCTGATCTTGCCCGCACCGCCACCCGCGCCGAGGCAGCTCGGCCTGGTGCTCTGGCTGGGATCCTCGCTCGTACCCCTCGAACCGGTAACGCCACCACCGGGCAGAGGGCCGGCGTGGCCGCCGCCGGTGCTGCCGGTGGGCTCTTGGTTGTCGTCGCTGCCGGCGCGATCGGAAGTGCCATTGCCGCGCCTCTTCTTGCCGAAGCGCTCACCGCGGGCGTCGATTTCGATGCTCTTGCCGGCGCGATCGACCTTTCCGCGCTTGCCACGGGACTGGAGGACGTCACCGCCACAGCCACCGACTTTGCCGGCGGGGCGAGTGATCTAGCTGGCGGGGCGAGCGACCTCGCTGCCGGAGCCACAGCGGGCTTGGGCGAGAACATCAGTGGCTTCGGGGAACAACTCTCCAACATTGACATCCCTGGCTGGGGAAACCTCTTCGGCAGATGA
- a CDS encoding zeta toxin family protein, with protein MLRSVFHGAKPDPHPVLVLLAGATGTGVGRAIALVRRMHGGNLVPISSEDLQAFHPRYLDPSFRASVAGRNELSEAAATWLQASIASARENRYSLLLEGAFRSPSTALAVARRFAASNYQVHVVVAAARNEESLLSATSRGLRQMQQGLQSRFVTPVENERSLADVDALVSASVTDSAVERVSVIGRRGQTVLDAHRADPMAMADVSAAFRASCSERMSALEATQWLSELRHMTAYAQSLRSIPHAAVESIIELHEMAIRKVVPDLPVPPDSKVVPIQLASLRSSLAALKQRSVPYVSPDIAAPTVTPATPGTSISR; from the coding sequence GTGCTGCGATCGGTGTTCCACGGCGCAAAGCCCGATCCGCACCCGGTGTTGGTCCTGCTTGCCGGAGCAACGGGGACGGGCGTCGGACGAGCGATCGCGCTGGTTCGACGAATGCATGGCGGCAATCTCGTTCCGATCTCGAGCGAGGATCTTCAAGCGTTTCATCCGCGCTATCTCGACCCGTCTTTCCGTGCGTCAGTGGCCGGCCGGAACGAACTGTCTGAGGCCGCGGCCACCTGGCTGCAAGCGAGCATCGCTTCTGCGCGTGAGAACCGCTATTCGTTGCTTCTCGAGGGTGCGTTCCGTTCACCGAGCACTGCGCTTGCTGTAGCACGCCGCTTCGCGGCCTCCAACTATCAAGTGCACGTCGTCGTCGCCGCCGCCCGCAACGAGGAGAGTCTGTTGTCGGCGACGTCGCGAGGCTTGCGGCAGATGCAGCAGGGTCTGCAGTCGCGATTCGTCACCCCTGTGGAGAATGAGCGGAGCCTCGCGGATGTTGATGCGCTCGTTTCGGCATCCGTGACTGACTCGGCCGTCGAACGCGTATCGGTGATCGGCCGACGAGGGCAGACCGTGCTCGATGCTCACCGCGCCGACCCCATGGCGATGGCCGACGTATCTGCCGCATTTCGCGCGTCATGCTCTGAGCGGATGTCCGCCCTCGAAGCAACGCAGTGGCTGAGCGAGTTGCGCCATATGACCGCGTACGCGCAATCGCTGCGCTCGATTCCTCACGCTGCGGTCGAGTCGATCATCGAGCTTCACGAGATGGCGATCCGGAAGGTGGTGCCCGATCTACCGGTTCCCCCGGACTCCAAGGTCGTGCCCATCCAGCTGGCCTCCCTGCGATCGAGCCTCGCAGCGCTCAAGCAGCGCTCTGTCCCTTACGTCTCGCCTGATATCGCAGCCCCGACCGTCACCCCAGCTACACCAGGGACATCGATCTCACGCTGA